From a region of the Microcoleus sp. bin38.metabat.b11b12b14.051 genome:
- the ubiE gene encoding bifunctional demethylmenaquinone methyltransferase/2-methoxy-6-polyprenyl-1,4-benzoquinol methylase UbiE — MTNNSEQIKTIFNRIAPVYNQMNDWLSLGQHRIWKQMAVKWSGAAPGNTCLDLCCGSGDIALLLAKQAGPTGCVFGVDFSAEQLAVAAKRDRPFLTPSSSISWVEADALNLPFADNYFDCATMGYGLRNVTDIPRSLQEVHRVLKPGATAAILDLHRPSNSLMRSFQEFYLDTLVVPVAQQFGMTQEYAYINPSLEKFPIGKEQVAIAHQAGFATATHYPIAGAMMGVLVISH; from the coding sequence ATGACTAATAACTCAGAACAAATTAAAACTATATTTAATCGAATTGCACCAGTTTACAACCAAATGAATGACTGGTTGAGCTTGGGGCAGCACCGGATTTGGAAGCAAATGGCAGTGAAATGGAGCGGTGCCGCCCCCGGAAATACTTGCTTAGATTTGTGTTGCGGCAGTGGGGATATAGCATTGTTGCTGGCAAAACAAGCAGGGCCTACCGGTTGCGTATTTGGAGTGGATTTTTCCGCCGAACAATTGGCGGTTGCAGCTAAGCGCGATCGACCTTTTCTCACCCCTTCTAGTTCGATTTCTTGGGTAGAAGCTGACGCCCTAAACTTGCCTTTTGCCGATAATTACTTCGACTGCGCCACCATGGGTTACGGTTTACGCAACGTGACGGACATCCCCCGCAGTCTTCAGGAAGTGCACCGCGTACTCAAACCGGGCGCAACAGCCGCTATTCTCGACCTCCACCGCCCCAGCAATTCCCTGATGCGGAGCTTTCAAGAGTTTTATCTAGATACTCTTGTCGTTCCCGTGGCTCAGCAATTTGGCATGACTCAAGAATATGCCTACATTAATCCTAGTTTAGAAAAATTCCCGATCGGCAAAGAGCAAGTCGCGATCGCCCACCAAGCCGGATTTGCCACCGCCACCCACTATCCCATTGCTGGAGCTATGATGGGAGTATTGGTCATTAGTCATTAG
- a CDS encoding glycosyltransferase family 4 protein — translation MRLVIVQYAGDYAEAFERLAGGGSENYYAQKYSVDAVTEMAKRSESVTVICCIAPKFENKVLENGVRAISCGFNDKIDSQKLIELIAEQNPTHLVMRTIIPDVFKWAIKRKIRTLAVFAESIGNATWRNKFNNYFLAKLLNNKQIEWVGTYGITSSLLFKNIGVNPDKIIPWDFLLDSDPGSLAPKQIHPNVKNLKLFYAGLLVESKGVGDILEAVAKLKERHISVELKMAGKGEEKFFARRVEELQIKDSVQFLGMVPTQTLEPLMRESDLVLVTSRHEYPEGFPLTIQHALRTRTPIVASDHPMFKTHLKHGVNSMIFEAGNSLALAECMEKLIDDTALYHNISVASHSTWHQLRLPVKWAQLIDRWLDDTPESKQWLFEQRLASEYYNPKSRP, via the coding sequence ATGCGTTTAGTCATAGTTCAGTATGCGGGCGATTACGCCGAAGCTTTCGAGCGCTTAGCTGGAGGCGGAAGCGAAAACTACTACGCTCAAAAATATTCTGTTGATGCCGTTACCGAGATGGCAAAACGATCGGAGTCAGTAACGGTTATTTGCTGCATAGCGCCAAAATTTGAAAATAAGGTTCTAGAAAACGGCGTGCGGGCGATATCTTGCGGATTCAATGACAAAATAGATTCCCAAAAATTGATCGAGTTAATTGCCGAGCAAAATCCGACTCATTTAGTGATGCGGACAATTATTCCAGATGTTTTTAAGTGGGCAATCAAACGTAAAATTAGAACCCTCGCTGTATTTGCAGAATCTATTGGTAACGCTACTTGGCGCAATAAATTTAACAACTACTTTCTCGCTAAGTTGTTGAATAACAAGCAAATAGAATGGGTGGGAACTTACGGAATTACTTCATCTTTATTGTTTAAAAACATTGGAGTCAACCCGGATAAAATAATTCCTTGGGACTTTCTTTTAGATAGCGATCCCGGTTCTCTGGCACCGAAACAAATACATCCAAATGTCAAGAATTTGAAATTATTTTATGCTGGTTTGTTAGTAGAAAGTAAGGGAGTTGGCGATATCTTAGAGGCAGTAGCAAAATTAAAAGAGCGCCATATATCAGTTGAGTTAAAAATGGCAGGAAAAGGAGAAGAAAAGTTTTTTGCGCGCCGAGTAGAAGAGTTACAAATTAAAGATTCTGTACAATTTCTGGGAATGGTGCCAACTCAGACTTTAGAACCTTTAATGAGAGAATCCGATCTCGTTTTAGTTACTAGCAGGCACGAATATCCCGAAGGATTTCCCCTCACTATTCAGCACGCTTTGCGTACTAGAACACCGATAGTAGCTTCGGATCACCCGATGTTTAAAACCCACTTGAAGCACGGCGTTAACTCCATGATTTTTGAGGCTGGGAACTCTCTGGCTTTAGCAGAATGTATGGAAAAATTAATCGATGACACAGCGCTTTACCACAATATTTCTGTGGCTTCTCACTCAACCTGGCATCAGTTGCGCCTGCCTGTCAAATGGGCCCAATTGATCGATCGCTGGCTGGATGATACCCCTGAAAGCAAACAGTGGTTGTTTGAACAACGGCTGGCTTCTGAATACTACAATCCAAAATCTCGCCCATAA
- a CDS encoding alpha/beta hydrolase — protein sequence MNLLFLKRPWTLFLAATAGIVFYSSAAVAAEKVVLKYSAIRVTLPVSELEIFAQTGKMSPGLEMLLSQAKKDPEAIRRSLTRPVKVSQRFVNETLNSKLGEIILDEVGQVIRTPSVQANREALREALVLSATNDNEITLLEAMKNYPAAEVDVEGDRLVEAYGKLVALSEQFGGVAERLQDILNKIRVPRL from the coding sequence GTGAACTTGTTATTCTTGAAAAGGCCGTGGACGTTATTTTTGGCAGCAACGGCGGGAATTGTATTTTATAGCAGTGCTGCGGTGGCTGCCGAAAAGGTGGTGCTCAAATACAGCGCGATCCGCGTGACTTTACCCGTCAGCGAATTAGAAATTTTTGCACAAACTGGGAAAATGTCGCCCGGATTAGAAATGCTGCTGTCCCAGGCTAAAAAAGACCCGGAAGCAATTCGCAGGAGTTTGACCAGACCGGTGAAAGTCAGTCAAAGGTTTGTGAATGAAACGCTCAACAGCAAGCTGGGAGAAATCATTCTCGATGAGGTGGGTCAGGTAATTCGCACTCCTTCTGTCCAAGCAAATCGAGAAGCGCTGCGCGAGGCTTTGGTACTATCTGCAACTAATGATAACGAGATTACTCTGCTGGAAGCGATGAAGAATTATCCGGCTGCTGAGGTTGATGTTGAGGGCGATCGCTTAGTTGAAGCTTACGGTAAACTTGTAGCTCTGTCTGAACAATTTGGTGGCGTTGCCGAACGGCTGCAAGACATTCTCAACAAGATTCGCGTGCCCAGATTGTAG
- a CDS encoding low-complexity tail membrane protein, whose translation MRSFWSEPFLWIHLSGAAALPIFLGLCLLGLAVGSPMLPVWLEVFLVAVAGIAPVLWMQWFRPFYIFSILVVALKPQNLTSVQQQIMSRFKTKLNQGIALFIPVLLAVILWQLYRFAPLAAGVAPFPPSWRWAGLLLATSAFLASNLFLQVSASVVAVLLTPESEFAATKPYALDKIRHDFTIAPWLVDRLLPAFAAEKTTAAEPASVESINPAFPMENSSATSIVSPEPADTNGATPLPEQSVEK comes from the coding sequence GTGCGTTCTTTTTGGTCAGAGCCTTTCTTGTGGATTCACCTTTCTGGAGCGGCTGCATTGCCGATTTTCCTCGGATTGTGCTTGCTGGGACTCGCTGTGGGTTCTCCCATGCTCCCTGTCTGGTTAGAAGTGTTTTTAGTGGCTGTAGCAGGTATTGCTCCTGTGCTGTGGATGCAGTGGTTCCGCCCTTTTTACATTTTTAGTATTTTAGTTGTGGCGCTGAAACCGCAGAATTTAACTTCTGTGCAGCAGCAGATTATGAGTCGGTTTAAAACTAAATTAAATCAAGGAATCGCTCTTTTTATTCCTGTTTTGTTGGCAGTAATTTTGTGGCAGCTATATCGATTTGCTCCTCTCGCTGCTGGGGTGGCTCCGTTTCCTCCTTCTTGGCGGTGGGCTGGATTGTTGTTGGCAACTTCTGCTTTTTTAGCTAGTAATTTGTTTTTGCAGGTGTCTGCTAGTGTCGTGGCTGTTTTGCTAACGCCGGAATCGGAATTTGCAGCTACCAAGCCTTATGCTTTAGACAAAATTCGGCATGATTTTACGATCGCACCTTGGCTAGTCGATCGACTTTTGCCAGCTTTCGCAGCCGAGAAGACAACTGCTGCGGAGCCTGCATCGGTGGAGTCAATTAACCCTGCATTCCCGATGGAGAATTCGTCAGCCACGAGTATTGTCAGCCCAGAACCTGCTGACACCAACGGTGCTACACCCCTACCCGAGCAGTCGGTGGAAAAGTGA
- a CDS encoding DUF445 family protein codes for MNPSDIWLLLAPPVVGGIIGYFTNDIAIKMLFRPYRAIYIKGRQLPFTPGLIPRNQERLAKRISDTIMGSLLTPEELQNLARRLLQTERMQSVILWLLQLALDQVKADTEQKTAKILANILRDLLGESVPRILKVLARREDFLEAQLNQIFDQVLLEIQLTEAQAGQLADWLLQIVIPPEVLRQALIDFLTDRNISIIDEGFREKTSGTYWVVANLFGLRNTLTRLRTFCLDDRQVTNQRLAELTVSLGIRGRLQEWLQNLSMQNLPVSTVRQLRKTMRDSVRTYVQQRGTEVLEGLSKSIDWENISRLLLNRLQTSSVMSASLEIVSKELALVLDRYLERDLESIVAQAIPILNIDQVIVDRVKGTSPEDLELAIQGIVKSELQGIVNLGGILGVFVGCLQTVVLLLQR; via the coding sequence ATGAACCCGTCTGACATTTGGCTGTTGTTAGCCCCGCCTGTAGTGGGAGGAATTATTGGCTATTTCACTAACGATATAGCTATCAAAATGCTGTTCCGCCCCTATCGAGCCATTTATATCAAAGGGCGGCAGTTGCCTTTCACTCCCGGCTTGATCCCCCGGAACCAAGAGCGCTTGGCCAAGCGCATTTCCGACACAATTATGGGTTCGCTGCTGACACCTGAAGAACTGCAAAATCTGGCGCGGCGCCTCCTCCAAACCGAGCGGATGCAGTCGGTAATTCTCTGGCTGTTGCAGTTGGCGCTCGATCAGGTAAAAGCAGACACAGAGCAAAAAACTGCTAAAATTCTGGCTAATATTCTGCGAGATTTGCTGGGGGAATCGGTGCCGCGAATTCTCAAAGTTTTGGCGCGCCGGGAAGATTTTTTAGAAGCTCAGCTCAATCAAATTTTTGACCAAGTTTTGCTGGAAATTCAGTTAACAGAAGCTCAGGCTGGTCAGTTGGCTGATTGGCTGTTGCAGATAGTAATACCGCCGGAAGTGCTGCGACAGGCTCTGATTGACTTTTTGACCGATCGCAATATTTCGATTATCGATGAAGGGTTTCGAGAAAAAACCAGCGGCACGTATTGGGTAGTAGCAAATTTGTTTGGTTTGCGTAACACTTTAACTCGGCTGCGGACTTTTTGTCTCGATGACAGACAAGTCACAAATCAGCGGTTAGCAGAATTAACTGTTTCTTTGGGAATACGCGGGCGCCTTCAAGAATGGCTGCAAAACTTGTCGATGCAAAACTTACCGGTTTCGACGGTGAGACAGTTGCGAAAAACCATGCGCGACAGCGTTCGCACCTACGTTCAACAGCGCGGTACAGAGGTACTTGAGGGCTTGAGCAAATCTATTGACTGGGAAAATATTTCGCGGTTGCTGCTGAATCGATTGCAAACTTCATCGGTGATGAGTGCTTCCCTGGAAATTGTCAGCAAAGAATTGGCTTTGGTGTTGGATCGGTATCTGGAGCGCGATTTAGAAAGTATTGTAGCTCAGGCGATCCCGATTTTGAATATCGACCAGGTAATTGTCGATCGAGTCAAAGGCACTTCTCCCGAAGATTTAGAGCTCGCAATTCAAGGAATTGTCAAAAGCGAGTTGCAGGGAATTGTCAATTTAGGTGGAATTTTGGGCGTTTTTGTCGGCTGTTTGCAAACTGTGGTGCTTTTGCTCCAGCGGTGA
- a CDS encoding RuBisCO accumulation factor 1: MTDTPQDFSPPAPAPSANAVDVEKLIRSLRRKEGTWVEWGQACTALLQAGCNSQEIFEQTGFEPIQQNQVSVAAQVYTSMVNGGASEEVRSHFTRKGSDILYEFRILSQTDRAGAAALMLAHNLDVDDARQVAKAMKEFSHFGSLPQGFTDTPGDAVAYQCWQLARQKSDLQERSRLIARGLKLASSQTARAQIEQLLVDFTVVPRQEAPRLPVYRLDTEEQLPRIVPVVGKLPLSTSDLLAVPLPEEIGQFRMVKFSGAGAWVAIPGWQVILNAADPVAVLEMSDRLPVPLQGKVEEVLIITDRAQRQWDADSYFLADNAGNLELHWFETAPQLSILGRVVLVMRPKKIVDEDYTKDGWQIDD, encoded by the coding sequence ATGACTGATACACCGCAAGATTTTTCTCCTCCTGCACCTGCACCCTCGGCTAATGCTGTGGATGTCGAAAAGTTAATTCGATCGCTCCGCCGCAAAGAAGGCACTTGGGTAGAGTGGGGACAAGCCTGCACGGCGCTGCTGCAAGCAGGCTGCAATTCTCAGGAGATTTTTGAACAAACTGGTTTTGAGCCTATTCAGCAAAATCAGGTCAGCGTCGCAGCCCAAGTTTACACCAGCATGGTCAATGGTGGTGCTTCGGAGGAAGTTCGATCGCACTTCACGCGCAAAGGTAGTGATATTTTATACGAATTTCGCATACTCTCACAAACAGATCGTGCCGGTGCAGCAGCTTTGATGCTGGCCCACAATTTGGATGTTGACGACGCCCGCCAAGTTGCTAAAGCGATGAAAGAGTTTTCGCACTTCGGGAGTCTGCCGCAAGGATTCACAGACACTCCCGGGGATGCTGTAGCTTACCAGTGCTGGCAGTTGGCGAGACAGAAAAGCGATTTGCAAGAGCGATCGCGCTTAATTGCTCGCGGTTTAAAATTAGCTAGCAGCCAAACCGCTAGGGCGCAAATCGAGCAGTTGCTGGTCGATTTTACCGTAGTTCCGAGGCAGGAAGCTCCCCGCTTACCAGTTTATCGGCTCGATACCGAGGAACAACTACCTCGGATTGTCCCGGTTGTAGGCAAACTGCCGCTTTCTACGTCAGACTTGCTGGCAGTGCCTTTGCCGGAAGAAATCGGGCAGTTCCGCATGGTAAAATTTTCCGGAGCCGGAGCTTGGGTGGCGATTCCGGGATGGCAGGTAATTTTGAACGCCGCAGATCCGGTGGCGGTTTTGGAAATGAGCGATCGACTGCCGGTACCGCTGCAAGGTAAAGTCGAAGAAGTTTTGATTATTACCGATCGCGCCCAAAGACAGTGGGATGCTGACAGTTATTTCCTCGCCGATAACGCGGGAAATTTAGAATTGCACTGGTTTGAAACAGCACCACAGTTGTCAATTTTGGGGCGAGTTGTTTTGGTGATGCGTCCGAAGAAGATTGTGGACGAAGATTATACCAAAGATGGATGGCAAATTGATGATTAG
- a CDS encoding response regulator has protein sequence MDNAIPELDHIKRQLMTLHRPKKPKMLVVDDEPDNLDLLYRTFRRDFNVLKAESGIRALEVLGIEGEVAVIISDQRMPEMKGTEFLSKTVPQFPNTVRIILTGFTDIEDLVDAINSGQVYKYITKPWDPNELKMVVQKAAETYEVLKQRTEELHRAQNQIQLLATIMQTAVDYPSAEASLEPIATAVSDNFLADACILQIVQENILMPAQGSHTSGKTVENWLADDPLAREAIASQTIQGAVNIAGDTALATLPHYQKSGIQAHLTVPVIHNGRSLALMSIQWNQPCSLRPDELTTVHLAAQQVALVLTSFQG, from the coding sequence ATGGATAATGCCATTCCAGAGCTCGATCACATTAAACGCCAGCTCATGACCCTACACAGACCAAAAAAACCCAAAATGCTGGTAGTAGACGATGAACCAGACAATCTGGATTTACTCTACCGCACTTTCCGACGAGATTTTAACGTGCTCAAAGCTGAGAGCGGGATTCGTGCCTTGGAAGTCCTCGGCATCGAGGGCGAGGTCGCCGTCATCATTTCCGACCAGCGAATGCCGGAAATGAAGGGAACCGAGTTTCTCAGCAAAACCGTCCCGCAATTCCCGAATACGGTCAGAATTATTTTGACTGGTTTTACGGATATTGAAGACTTGGTGGATGCCATTAACTCCGGACAAGTTTACAAGTATATCACCAAGCCTTGGGACCCTAACGAATTGAAAATGGTGGTGCAAAAGGCTGCCGAGACTTATGAAGTTCTCAAGCAGCGGACTGAGGAATTGCACCGCGCCCAAAATCAAATACAACTGTTAGCAACCATCATGCAAACGGCTGTGGATTATCCGAGTGCAGAAGCAAGTTTAGAGCCAATTGCTACTGCTGTGAGCGATAATTTTTTGGCCGACGCTTGCATTTTGCAAATTGTGCAAGAAAATATTTTAATGCCAGCCCAAGGCAGTCACACCAGCGGCAAAACTGTGGAAAATTGGCTGGCGGATGACCCTCTGGCGCGAGAAGCAATCGCATCTCAAACTATTCAGGGTGCTGTGAATATTGCTGGCGACACAGCCCTCGCCACCCTGCCACACTATCAAAAATCAGGCATTCAAGCTCACCTAACCGTGCCGGTAATTCACAACGGTCGATCGCTCGCCCTGATGTCCATCCAGTGGAACCAACCTTGCTCCCTGCGGCCCGACGAACTAACAACAGTTCACCTCGCCGCTCAACAAGTGGCTCTGGTATTGACGAGTTTTCAAGGGTGA
- a CDS encoding DUF3493 domain-containing protein has protein sequence MPFPNSDDRTTPKNPRNLSRQQYERLTAEMAAPYRPLRQFVYVACGASGFIGGVVFLAKIASGREIGSALPNFALQVGVVALMVFLFRLEQRAAARAPKSK, from the coding sequence ATGCCATTTCCCAATTCGGACGATCGCACCACCCCAAAAAACCCACGCAACCTCAGCCGCCAACAATACGAGCGTTTAACCGCAGAAATGGCCGCTCCCTACCGGCCTCTGCGACAGTTTGTTTACGTAGCTTGCGGTGCTTCGGGTTTTATTGGCGGCGTGGTTTTCTTGGCTAAAATTGCCTCGGGCCGCGAAATTGGCTCTGCTTTGCCCAATTTTGCCCTCCAAGTCGGAGTCGTCGCTCTGATGGTGTTCCTGTTTCGCCTGGAGCAGCGCGCCGCAGCCCGAGCCCCGAAGTCCAAGTAA
- a CDS encoding DegT/DnrJ/EryC1/StrS aminotransferase family protein, which translates to MNNNPTRSKDRFLVFGAPAIEDAEIQEVVSTMKTGWLGTGPKVMTFENDFKAYKGSEYAIAVNSCTAALHLSILAASLKPGDEVITTPMTFCATVNAIVHAGATPVLADVDPVTMNIDPAQVEAKITSKTKAILPVHFAGRPCDMDALCSMASRHNLKLIEDCAHAIETEYKGKKAGTFGDFGCFSFYVTKNITTGEGGMILARAQADADRLKILALHGMSKDAWKRFGDSGYKHYQVVEVGFKYNMMDLQAAIGIHQLKQVAPYWQRREQIWQRYNEAFADLPITLPANPEPDTIHGYHLYTILVDEAKTGISRDEFLNAINAENIGVGVHYMSLAEHPVYQEMFGWQPEDYPNARYIGMHTISLPISAKLTDADVEDVIAGVTKCLAIGKAKNPVLATAG; encoded by the coding sequence ATGAACAACAATCCTACTCGTTCAAAAGACCGTTTCTTGGTGTTCGGCGCTCCGGCGATCGAAGATGCTGAAATTCAAGAAGTGGTGTCAACCATGAAAACAGGTTGGTTGGGTACAGGCCCGAAAGTCATGACTTTTGAGAATGACTTCAAAGCTTATAAGGGTTCCGAGTATGCGATAGCAGTTAATTCCTGTACGGCGGCACTGCACTTGAGCATCCTCGCTGCTTCGTTAAAACCAGGAGATGAAGTCATTACTACTCCGATGACTTTTTGCGCTACAGTTAATGCGATCGTCCACGCCGGAGCAACACCGGTACTGGCAGATGTCGATCCGGTAACAATGAATATTGATCCGGCTCAAGTGGAAGCTAAAATAACTTCCAAAACTAAAGCAATTTTACCGGTTCACTTTGCGGGCCGTCCCTGCGATATGGATGCGCTGTGTTCGATGGCTAGCCGTCACAATTTGAAGTTAATTGAAGACTGCGCTCACGCGATCGAAACCGAGTACAAGGGAAAGAAAGCAGGCACATTTGGCGACTTCGGATGCTTCAGCTTTTATGTCACCAAAAACATCACTACAGGTGAAGGAGGCATGATTCTGGCTCGCGCTCAAGCAGACGCTGACAGGCTCAAAATTTTAGCGCTCCACGGTATGAGCAAAGATGCTTGGAAGCGCTTCGGTGACTCGGGCTACAAGCACTATCAAGTCGTGGAAGTCGGTTTTAAATACAATATGATGGATCTGCAAGCTGCGATCGGCATTCATCAACTCAAACAAGTCGCCCCCTATTGGCAGCGCCGGGAGCAAATTTGGCAGCGCTACAACGAAGCCTTTGCGGATCTCCCGATTACTTTGCCCGCCAACCCCGAACCTGATACAATTCACGGTTATCACCTGTACACCATTCTGGTAGATGAAGCCAAAACAGGCATCAGCCGCGATGAGTTTCTCAACGCTATCAATGCTGAAAATATCGGTGTGGGCGTACATTACATGAGTCTGGCCGAACATCCTGTGTACCAAGAAATGTTTGGATGGCAGCCCGAAGACTATCCGAATGCTCGCTACATCGGAATGCACACAATTAGTTTGCCAATTTCGGCAAAATTAACCGATGCAGATGTGGAAGATGTAATTGCTGGTGTTACAAAGTGTTTGGCGATCGGCAAAGCTAAAAATCCTGTTTTAGCAACCGCAGGCTAA